Proteins from a genomic interval of Lolium perenne isolate Kyuss_39 chromosome 1, Kyuss_2.0, whole genome shotgun sequence:
- the LOC127299061 gene encoding serine/threonine-protein kinase 54 isoform X1 has product MKDDGGGGFVRADQIDLKTLDEQLERHLARAWTMDKPPQPQPRGEQAPPERREDWEADPARLVVRGVIARGTFGTVHRGLYDGIDVAVKLLDWGEDGHRSEQEITAVRASFSQEVSVWHKLDHPNVTKFIGAIMGARDLNIQTENGNIGMPSNVCCVIVEYLAGGALKTFLIKNRRRKLAFKVVVQIALDLARGLSYLHSKKIVHRDVKTENMLLDKTRTVKIADFGVARHEAANPSDMTGETGTLGYMAPEVLNGNPYNRKCDVYSYGICLWEVYCCDMPYADLSFSEVTSAVVRQNLRPEIPRCCPSSFANVMKRCWDANPDKRPEMAEVVSMLEAIDTSKGGGMIPVDQPGGLGCLSCFWKHRGP; this is encoded by the exons ATGAAGGATGACGGCGGCGGCGGGTTCGTGCGGGCGGACCAGATCGACCTCAAGACCCTGGACGAGCAGCTCGAGCGACACCTCGCGCGCGCATGGACCATGGACAAGccgccgcagccgcagccgcGCGGGGAGCAGGCGCCCCCCGAGCGGAGGGAGGACTGGGAGGCCGACCCCGCCAGGCTCGTCGTCCGGGGCGTCATCGCGCGCGGCACCTTCGGCACCGTCCACCGCGGCCTCTACGACGGCATCGACGTCGCCG TGAAATTACTTGATTGGGGAGAGGATGGTCATAGGTCGGAACAAGAAATAACGGCTGTAAGAGCATCGTTTTCACAAGAAGTCTCCGTCTGGCACAAGCTTGACCATCCAAATGTGACTAAG TTTATAGGGGCTATAATGGGTGCTAGGGATCTGAATATTCAGACAGAAAATGGAAATATTGGCATGCCAAGTAATGTCTGCTGTGTTATTGTGGAGTACCTTGCTGGAGGTGCACTAAAAACATTCCTGATCAAGAACAGGAGAAGGAAGTTAGCTTTTAAAGTTGTGGTTCAAATAGCTCTTGACCTTGCTAGGGG ATTAAGTTATCTTCACTCGAAGAAAATTGTGCATCGCGACGTGAAGACTGAAAATATGCTTCTCGACAAAACAAGAACCGTAAAGATTGCGGATTTTGGTGTTGCACGCCATGAGGCTGCAAATCCTAGCGACATGACAGGCGAAACAGGAACCTTGGGGTACATGGCACCTGAG GTTCTCAACGGCAACCCTTACAACAGGAAGTGCGACGTCTACAGCTACGGGATCTGCTTATGGGAGGTCTACTGCTGCGATATGCCGTACGCAGATTTGAGCTTCTCAGAGGTCACATCTGCTGTCGTGCGACAG AACCTGAGGCCAGAGATCCCGCGCTGCTGCCCAAGCTCTTTCGCGAACGTGATGAAGCGCTGCTGGGACGCGAACCCCGACAAGCGGCCTGAGATGGCCGAGGTGGTGTCCATGCTGGAGGCGATCGACACGTCCAAGGGCGGCGGCATGATCCCCGTGGATCAGCCGGGAGGTCTCGGCTGCCTCTCGTGCTTCTGGAAGCACAGGGGCCCTTGA
- the LOC127299061 gene encoding serine/threonine-protein kinase 54 isoform X2: protein MKDDGGGGFVRADQIDLKTLDEQLERHLARAWTMDKPPQPQPRGEQAPPERREDWEADPARLVVRGVIARGTFGTVHRGLYDGIDVAVKLLDWGEDGHRSEQEITAVRASFSQEVSVWHKLDHPNVTKFIGAIMGARDLNIQTENGNIGMPSNVCCVIVEYLAGGALKTFLIKNRRRKLAFKVVVQIALDLARGLSYLHSKKIVHRDVKTENMLLDKTRTVKIADFGVARHEAANPSDMTGETGTLGYMAPEVLNGNPYNRKWDVYSYGICLWEVYCCDMPYADLSFSEVTSAVVRQNLRPEIPRCCPSSFANVMKRCWDANPDKRPEMAEVVSMLEAIDTSKGGGMIPVDQPGGLGCLSCFRKHRGP, encoded by the exons ATGAAGGATGACGGCGGCGGCGGGTTCGTGCGGGCGGACCAGATCGACCTCAAGACCCTGGACGAGCAGCTCGAGCGACACCTCGCGCGCGCATGGACCATGGACAAGccgccgcagccgcagccgcGCGGGGAGCAGGCGCCCCCCGAGCGGAGGGAGGACTGGGAGGCCGACCCCGCCAGGCTCGTCGTCCGGGGCGTCATCGCGCGCGGCACCTTCGGCACCGTCCACCGCGGCCTCTACGACGGCATCGACGTCGCCG TGAAATTACTTGATTGGGGAGAGGATGGTCATAGGTCGGAACAAGAAATAACGGCTGTAAGAGCATCGTTTTCACAAGAAGTCTCCGTCTGGCACAAGCTTGACCATCCAAATGTGACTAAG TTTATAGGGGCTATAATGGGTGCTAGGGATCTGAATATTCAGACAGAAAATGGAAATATTGGCATGCCAAGTAATGTCTGCTGTGTTATTGTGGAGTACCTTGCTGGAGGTGCACTAAAAACATTCCTGATCAAGAACAGGAGAAGGAAGTTAGCTTTTAAAGTTGTGGTTCAAATAGCTCTTGACCTTGCTAGGGG ATTAAGTTATCTTCACTCGAAGAAAATTGTGCATCGTGACGTGAAGACTGAAAATATGCTTCTTGACAAAACAAGAACAGTAAAAATTGCGGATTTTGGTGTTGCTCGCCATGAGGCTGCAAATCCCAGCGACATGACAGGCGAAACAGGCACCTTGGGTTACATGGCACCTGAG GTTCTCAATGGCAACCCTTACAACAGGAAATGGGATGTCTATAGCTACGGGATCTGTTTGTGGGAGGTATACTGCTGCGATATGCCGTACGCAGACTTGAGCTTCTCGGAGGTCACATCTGCTGTTGTTCGTCAG AACCTGAGGCCAGAGATCCCGCGCTGCTGCCCAAGCTCCTTCGCGAACGTGATGAAGCGCTGCTGGGATGCGAACCCCGACAAGCGGCCTGAGATGGCTGAGGTGGTGTCCATGCTGGAGGCGATCGACACGTCCAAGGGCGGGGGCATGATCCCCGTGGATCAGCCAGGAGGTCTCGGCTGCCTCTCCTGCTTCCGGAAGCATAGGGGCCCTTGA
- the LOC127299061 gene encoding serine/threonine-protein kinase 54 isoform X3 yields the protein MKDDGGGGFVRADQIDLKTLDEQLERHLARAWTMDKPPQPQPRGEQAPPERREDWEADPARLVVRGVIARGTFGTVHRGLYDGIDVAVKLLDWGEDGHRSEQEITAVRASFSQEVSVWHKLDHPNVTKFIGAIMGARDLNIQTENGNIGMPSNVCCVIVEYLAGGALKTFLIKNRRRKLAFKVVVQIALDLARGLSYLHSKKIVHRDVKTENMLLDKTRTVKIADFGVARHEAANPSDMTGETGTLGYMAPEVLNGNPYNRKWDVYSYGICLWEVYCCDMPYADLSFSEVTSAVVRQNLRPEIPRCCPSSFANVMKRCWDANPDKRPEMAEVVSMLEAIDTSKGGGMIPVDQPGGLGCLSCFRKHRGP from the exons ATGAAGGATGACGGCGGCGGCGGGTTCGTGCGGGCGGACCAGATCGACCTCAAGACCCTGGACGAGCAGCTCGAGCGACACCTCGCGCGCGCATGGACCATGGACAAGccgccgcagccgcagccgcGCGGGGAGCAGGCGCCCCCCGAGCGGAGGGAGGACTGGGAGGCCGACCCCGCCAGGCTCGTCGTCCGGGGCGTCATCGCGCGCGGCACCTTCGGCACCGTCCACCGCGGCCTCTACGACGGCATCGACGTCGCCG TGAAATTACTTGATTGGGGAGAGGATGGTCATAGGTCAGAACAAGAAATAACGGCTGTAAGAGCATCGTTTTCACAAGAAGTCTCCGTCTGGCACAAGCTTGACCATCCAAATGTAACTAAG TTTATAGGGGCTATAATGGGTGCCAGGGATCTGAATATTCAGACAGAAAATGGAAATATTGGCATGCCAAGTAATGTCTGCTGTGTTATTGTTGAGTACCTTGCTGGAGGTGCACTAAAAACATTTCTGATCAAGAACAGAAGAAGGAAGTTAGCTTTTAAAGTTGTGGTTCAAATAGCTCTTGACCTTGCCAGGGG ATTAAGTTATCTTCACTCGAAGAAAATTGTGCATCGTGACGTGAAGACTGAAAATATGCTTCTTGACAAAACAAGAACAGTAAAAATTGCGGATTTTGGTGTTGCTCGCCATGAGGCTGCAAATCCCAGCGACATGACAGGCGAAACAGGCACCTTGGGTTACATGGCACCTGAG GTTCTCAATGGCAACCCTTACAACAGGAAATGGGATGTCTATAGCTACGGGATCTGTTTGTGGGAGGTATACTGCTGCGATATGCCGTACGCAGACTTGAGCTTCTCGGAGGTCACATCTGCTGTTGTTCGTCAG AACCTGAGGCCAGAGATCCCGCGCTGCTGCCCAAGCTCCTTCGCGAACGTGATGAAGCGCTGCTGGGATGCGAACCCCGACAAGCGGCCTGAGATGGCTGAGGTGGTGTCCATGCTGGAGGCGATCGACACGTCCAAGGGCGGGGGCATGATCCCCGTGGATCAGCCAGGAGGTCTCGGCTGCCTCTCCTGCTTCCGGAAGCATAGGGGCCCTTGA
- the LOC127299062 gene encoding probable calcium-binding protein CML14, whose product MTKPSASPSPAKPAPTLRGSQLKQLRALFTRFDMDSDGSLTQLELAALLRSLGLRPTGEDSRALLLAIDADGSGTVEFDELALAIAPVLTAHAPRLVDQAQLLEVFQAFDRDGNGYISAAELARSMAKLGQPLTFDELRRMMADADVDGDGVISFREFAGVMARSALDFLGVPC is encoded by the coding sequence ATGACGAAGCCCTCAGCATCGCCATCGCCGGCGAAGCCCGCCCCGACGCTGCGCGGGAGCCAGCTAAAGCAACTCCGCGCGCTCTTCACCCGCTTCGACATGGACAGCGACGGCTCGCTGACCCAACTCGAGCTCGCCGCCCTGCTCCGCTCCCTCGGCCTGCGCCCGACGGGGGAGGACTCGCGCGCGCTCCTGCTCGCCATCGACGCGGACGGCAGCGGCACCGTGGAGTTCGACGAGCTGGCGCTTGCCATCGCGCCGGTGCTCACCGCGCACGCGCCCAGGCTCGTCGACCAGGCGCAGCTGCTGGAGGTGTTCCAGGCCTTCGACCGCGACGGCAACGGCTACATCTCCGCCGCCGAGCTGGCGAGGTCCATGGCGAAGCTCGGGCAGCCGCTCACGTTTGACGAGCTGCGGAGGATGATGGCCGACGCGGACGTGGATGGGGATGGCGTCATTAGCTTCAGGGAGTTCGCGGGCGTCATGGCCCGCTCCGCGCTCGACTTCCTCGGCGTCCCCTGCTGA